From a single Denticeps clupeoides unplaced genomic scaffold, fDenClu1.1, whole genome shotgun sequence genomic region:
- the ostf1 gene encoding osteoclast-stimulating factor 1: MSKPPPKPAKPGQVKVFRALFTFDPRTPDELYFEEGDILYISDMSDSNWWKGTCRGRTGLIPSNYVAEQAESIDNPMHEAAKRGNLSWLRECLDNKVGINGLDKAGNTPLYWGCHGGHRDVVEVLLAQTNIEVNQQNKLGDTALHAAAWKGYSDMVEMLLNKSARTDLLNNEKKLALDMSTNAQCASLLKRKLGSSVTRTLSNAEEYLDDEDSD, translated from the exons ATGTCCAAACCTCCTCCAAAACCAGCCAAACCAG GTCAGGTGAAAGTCTTCAGGGCTCTGTTTACCTTTGACCCCAGGACG CCTGATGAGCTGTACTTTGAAGAAGgagacattttatacatttctgatatg AGTGACAGTAACTGGTGGAAGGGAACCTGCAGGGGCAGAACAGGCCTTATTCCCAGTAACTATG TGGCTGAACAGGCTGAATCCATCGATAACCCCATGCATGAGGCGGCGAAGCGTG gtaatCTCAGTTGGTTGAGAGAGTGTCTGGACAACAAGGTCGGAATCAATGGACTGGACAAAGCAGGAAACACCCCTCTGTACTGGGGCTGTCATGGAGGACATAGAG ATGTTGTGGAGGTGTTACTAGCGCAGACCAACATCGAGGTGAATCAGCAG AATAAGCTGGGGGACACGGCGCTGCACGCTGCTGCGTGGAAGGGCTACAGCGACATGGTGGAGATGCTTCTGAACAAGA GCGCCAGGACGGACCTCCTCAATAACGAGAAGAAGCTGGCGCTGGACATGTCCACCAACGCGCAGTGCGCCTCGCTCCTCAAGAGGAAACTGGGAAGCA GCGTCACGCGCACCCTCAGCAACGCAGAGGAGTACCTGGATGATGAAGACTCTGACTGA